The genomic DNA AGGCCGCAGACTGGCTGGTCAGTAACCCTGTTGACCTGGCCGCTAGGCCGCAGACTGGCTGGTCAGTAACCCTGTTGACCCGGCCGCTAGGCCGCAGACTGGCTGGTCAGTAACCCTGTTGACCTGGCCGCTAGGCCGCAGACTGGCTGGTCAGTAACCCTGTTGACCCGGCCGCAGACTGGCTGGTCAATAACCCTGTTGACCCGGCCGCCAGGCTGCAGACAGGCTGGTCAGTAACCCTGTTGACCTGGCCGCTAGGCCGCAGACTGGCTGGTCAGTAACCCTGTTGACCCGGCCGCCAGGCCGCAGACTGTCTGGTCAGTAACCCTGTTGACCCGGCCGCAGACTGGCTGGTCAGTAACCCTGTTGACCCGGCCGCCAGGCTGCAGACAGGCTGGTCAGTAACCCTGTTGACCCGGCCGCCAGGCTGCAGACTGGCTGGTCAGTAATCCTGTTGACCCGGCCGCCAGGCTGCAGACTGGCTGGTCAGTAATCCTGTTGACCCGGCCGCCAGGCTGCAGACTGGCTGGTCAGTAATCCTGTTGACCCGGCCGCTAGGCTGCAGACTGGCTGGTCAGTAATCCTGTTGATCCGGCCGCTAGGCTGCAGACTGGCTGGTCAATAACCCTGTTGACCCGGCCGCCAGGCTGCAGACAGGCTGGTCAGTAACCCTGTTGACCCGGCCGCCAGGCTGCAGACTGGCTGGTCAGTAATCCTGTTGATCCGGCCGCTAGGCTGCAGACTGGCTGGTCAATAACCCTGTTGACCCGGCCGCCAGGCTGCAGACAGGCTGGTCAGTAACCCTGTTGACCCGGCCGCCAGGCTGCAGACTGGCTGGTCAGTAACCCTGTTGACCCGGCCGCCAGGCTGCAGACTGGCTGGTCAGTAACCCTGTTGACCCGGCCTCTAGGCTGCAGACAGGCTGGTCAGTAACCCTGTTGACCCGGCCGCCAGGCTGCAGACAGGCTGGTCAGTAACCCTGTTGACCCGGCCGCCAGGCTGCAGACAGGCTGGTCAGTAACCCTGTTGACCCGGCCTCTAGGCTGCAGACAGGCTGGTCAGTAACCCTGTTGACCCGGCCTCTAGGCTGCAGACTGGCTGGTCAGTAACCCTGTTGACCCGGCCGCCAGGCTGCAGACAGGCTTGGTCAGTAACCCTGATATACTGACCTGTAGTCAAAGAAGAGCTCCTCTCCAGTCTGGATGGTTCTCTTAGCGAAGATCCCTATCCTGTGGTCCCCATTCACCATCatcactgcagagagaggagactgtcaGCACAACACAGAGTTTGTGTCAGAGTGTTATGTCTGTTGGTCCCATCTGCAGGTGTATTAAGTTATATACACCAGACTGGCTGGATCAGCTGATATACATCTGGTGGTTTAAACACGGCTGTAGGAGACTTTCTCATCTTGACCCCTGGGGAAACATTCACACAAAATCAACTAATCAAAGTGTTTTAGGGGCCGTCTGACCTTTTGCATAGCAGTTGGGATGGACGGAATGGTTGGCGAAACTAATCTTGTTTCCCTTCCTAGTAGCATCCACTACAAAGTctggggaaggggaggggggggttagcTTGCCCTCCCACTTAACAAAAACGTTATTTCattacttttgtgtgtgtgtgtgtgtgtgtgtgtgtgtgtgtgtgtggttgaggtTGAACAAGAAGCTACACATGTATTTGTCATAGACCTTCCCTCTGCGATCAGCCTCATCTTGGGAGATTATCTacaaggaggggagagagagagagaaacacacacacacacacaggatcaaCAAACAGAACACAATTATTTTCCACAGGTTTGTACATCACATACATGCAGGCAAAACCCATCACCCAGACAGAGTTGAGCCTCACCTCTCCACAGTACTCAGAGATGAACTCATTCTTCTGAACTGGCTCTTTGATGAAGATGCCCCAGCCTGCGACGTCAGATGGCGCTAAGAGTAGGTGCTGAGAGGTGGGGACAAAATAGTGAGCAACAGATACCAAACCAACAAAGGAAAAATCCTGTACAGCTGGACGATGCGATCCATACTGTGAGTGTGTTTTACCTTCTTGGCCCCCCTCTGTATGGAGCAGTATTTACAGGAGACGTTCTTGCTGTCCCAGTGTTCAGCGGCTCCGCAGGTCAGACACAGGTCAGGGTCACACTCCCTGACCGCCAGGTAACACGCACACTGCTTGGTGTTGCACTGGGCCTTACACCTGCATCCTGGGAAACAGTtctgacctacacacacacagacagagtgagTGTGTCACAGAAACCGGTCATCTGCAATGTAATATTGTATGgaaataaagtatttaaaatgtCCTCACACTCTGAGCTGCACTGGCAGAATTTCTCACAGAAGTTCTGAGCGGTGACGCAGGGGCAGGAGGAGTCACAGGGCTGGCGGGGGTGGTCACATGGCTGGTTGGACGAGCCATCTACAGGGGGAGGGGGTCAAGCACAGGTCAGCAACTTGCAACAAAAAATAAATGAGTCATAAACGCGTCACATTGACCACAACACATTCAAAGTTTGTGTGTAGCCGCAAGCTAACAGAGTATTGTGAAGGTTCCAATgctaggagagatggagacaataGTAACCTTTCTTCAGCTGGATCGTCCTGCAGTAAGTGACCCATAACCTGAAAACACCACCACCAGTAAGTTAGTATGTATTTTCCATGAAAGTTGACAACCAGATCCTCCGACTGTACTGTTCTCAGTCACCCCATTAGTGCAGTCAGTCTATATTTTGGGCGAGGCTCACCTGTGGTGTTTCCGCTTCTTCTTGCGAGGGGGCGTGTCTTCGTTCTCGGCCGGGGTGCGAGCGATGATACTAGACTCCTTTACACGGAACTCGTACACCTAGAGACACACATTACTAGACAATATACAACCTGCAGAGTTAGACCACAACGTTATGAGTTCAAAGGGGGAAAAAATTGTAAGAAATGTGAAAGACAGAGAAAATGACTCTCAGCATAGGTGCCCTGGTGATAGATACACACCTGTCTGCAGGTCTTGGTTCCTAGGAGTCGTGCTATAGGGCAGTAGTCATAGTAGGTTCCGATGAGAACCCTAAAGAGTGAAGCCTCGGCAGCGCTCCAATCAACAACCTGAGGATCACACGTCAGCTTCAACTTCACTGGAGTCTGTGAGTTACCCTCTAGAACACACACAAGGTAAtggttggtgtgtgttggtgtgtgttagcgtgtgtgtatGGGTGGTGGTGCGTACCTGAGCTGCTGGTGGTGTCCttatcatcatcatcgtcgtctTCCCCCTCCTGCTCACTGTCCGTGTCTTTGGTATCCGTGGAGACTGTTGGTGTGCTGGGCCGGCTGTTGCCGCTGGGTCGTCCCCGGCGACGGATCATGGGGCGTTTGGAAGGAGTCTTGGACCTCTCGTTTGCCATGCCGTCAGCGTACTCCCTCATCAAACCATCCTAGACAACCACCACAGGACATCAATCAGAACTGgaggtgtgtctctctgtgtgtgtgtgtgtgtgtgtgtgtgtgtgtgtgtgtgtgtgtgtgtgtgtagacttgcCTGCACCAGGTACATATAGTACTCGTTACCACAGGGTTTACTGTCCACCAGATTCTCCATGTTTTTACACTTATAGGTGTTAGGAGTGGCATGGAAGGctggagagagatgagtggtcaCAGTGAGGTCAGAGAGGGGTAGAGCAGGACAGTCtaaatgaggagagagaaagagaatctgTACACTCACTGTGCAGGAAGCAGCGTTGGTAGAACAGTCtaaatgaggagagagaaagagtgtctgTACACTCACTGTGCAGGAAGCAGCGTTGGTAGAACAGTCtaaatgaggagagagaaagagtgtctgTACACTCACTGTGCAGGAAGCAGCGTTGGTAGAACAGTCtaaatgaggagagagaaagagaatctgTACACTCACTGTGCAGGAAGCAGCGTTGGTAGAACAGTCtaaatgaggagagagaaagagaatctgTACACTCACTGTGCAGGAAGCAGCGTTGGTAGAACAGTCtaaatgaggagagagaaagagaatctgTACACTCACGGTGCAGGAAGCAGCGTTGGTAGAACAGTCtaaatgaggagagagaaagagtgtctgTACACTCACTGTGCAGGAAGCAGCGTTGGTAGAACAGTCtaaatgaggagagagaaagagtgtctgTACACTCACTGTGCAGGAAGCAGCGTTGGTAGAACAGTCtaaatgaggagagagaaagagtgtctgTACACTCACTGTGCAGGAAGCAGCGTTGGTAGAACAGTCtaaatgaggagagagaaagagaatctgTACACTCACTGTGCAGGAAGCAGCGTTGGTAGAACAGTCtaaatgaggagagagaaagagtgtccaTACACTCACTGTGCAGGAAGCAGCGTTGGTAGAACAGTCtaaatgaggagagagaaagagaatctgTACACTCACGGTGCAGGAAGCAGCGTTGGTAGAACAGTCtaaatgaggagagagaaagagtgtccgTACACTCACTGTGCAGGAAGCAGCGTTGGTAGAACAGTCtaaatgaggagagagaaagagaatctgTACACTCACTGTGCAGGAAGCAGCGTTGGTAGAACAGTCtaaatgaggagagagaaagagaatctgTACACTCACTGTGCAGGAAGCAGCGTTGGTAGAACAGTCtaaatgaggagagagaaagagtgtccgTACACTCACTGTGCAGGAAGCAGCGTTGGTAGAACAGTCtaaatgaggagagagaaagagaatctgTACACTCACTGTGCAGGAAGCAGCGTTGGTAGAACAGTCtaaatgaggagagagaaagagtgtctgTACACTCACTGTGCAGGAAGCAGCGTTGGTAGAACAGTCtaaatgaggagagagaaagagtgtccgTACACTCACTGTGCAGGAAGCAGCGTTGGTAGAACAGTCtaaatgaggagagagaaagagaatctgTACACTCACGGTGCAGGAAGCAGCGTTGGTAGAACAGTCtaaatgaggagagagaaagagaatctgTACACTCACTGTGCAGGAAGCAGCGTTGGTAGAACAGTCtaaatgaggagagagaaagagtgtccgTACACTCACTGTGCAGGAAGCAGCGTTGGTAGAACAGTCtaaatgaggagagagaaagagaatctgTACACTCACTGTGCAGGAAGCAGCGTTGGTAGAACAGTCtaaatgaggagagagaaagagtgtccgTACACTCACTGTGCAGGAAGCAGCGTTGGTAGAACAGTCtaaatgaggagagagaaagagaatctgTACACTCACGGTGCAGGAAGCAGCGTTGGTAGAACAGTCtaaatgaggagagagaaagagaatctgTACACTCACTGTGCAGGAAGCAGCGTTGGTAGAACAGTCtaaatgaggagagagaaagagaatctgTACACTCACGGTGCAGGAAGCAGCGTTGGTAGAACAGTCtaaatgaggagagagaaagagaatctgTACACTCACTGTGCAGGAAGCAGCGTTGGTAGAACAGTCtaaatgaggagagagaaagagtgtccgTACACTCACTGTGCAGGAAGCAGCGTTGGTAGAACAGTCtaaatgaggagagagaaagagtgtccgTACACTCACTGTGCAGGAAGCAGCGTTGGTAGAACAGTCtaaatgaggagagagaaagagaatctgTACACTCACTGTGCAGGAAGCAGCGTTGGTAGAACAGTCtaaatgaggagagagaaagagtgtccgTACACTCACGGTGCAGGAAGCAGCGTTGGTAGAACAGTCtaaatgaggagagagaaagagtgtctgTACACTCACTGTGCAGGAAGCAGCGTTGGTAGAACAGTCtaaatgaggagagagaaagagtgtctgTACACTCACTGTGCAGGAAGCAGCGTTGGTAGAACAGTCtaaatgaggagagagaaagagaatctgTACACTCACGGTGCAGGAAGCAGCGTTGGTAGAACAGTCtaaatgaggagagagaaagagtgtccaTACACTCACTGTGCAGGAAGCAGCGTTGGTAGAACAGTCtaaatgaggagagagaaagagaatctgTACACTCACTGTGCAGGAAGCAGCGTTGGTAGAACAGTCtaaatgaggagagagaaagagtgtccaTACACTCACTGTGCAGGAAGCAGCGTTGGTAGAACAGTCtaaatgaggagagagaaagagaatctgTACACTCACTGTGCAGGAAGCAGCGTTGGTAG from Oncorhynchus clarkii lewisi isolate Uvic-CL-2024 chromosome 15, UVic_Ocla_1.0, whole genome shotgun sequence includes the following:
- the LOC139366796 gene encoding histone-lysine N-methyltransferase EZH2-like, whose amino-acid sequence is MDGSSNQPCDHPRQPCDSSCPCVTAQNFCEKFCQCSSECQNCFPGCRCKAQCNTKQCACYLAVRECDPDLCLTCGAAEHWDSKNVSCKYCSIQRGAKKHLLLAPSDVAGWGIFIKEPVQKNEFISEYCGEIISQDEADRRGKVYDKYMCSFLFNLNHTHTHTHTHTHTQKGQDEKVSYSRV
- the LOC139366797 gene encoding histone-lysine N-methyltransferase EZH2-like, with the protein product MMMIRTPPAAQVVDWSAAEASLFRVLIGTYYDYCPIARLLGTKTCRQVYEFRVKESSIIARTPAENEDTPPRKKKRKHHR